The Deltaproteobacteria bacterium genome contains the following window.
AAGTAATGTCACCCCGTGCCTGACACGGGGGCGGAATGACAAAGAAGGAGAAAATCTGCCTGCCCCGTGTAATATTCCCCCCGCTCTTGGGTGGGGGGAAAGGAAAAGGGGGTCCTTGAGTATTACACGGGGTGAACCCAGAGGCTTAAATTCTTTTAAAATTTGTTTTGCAAATCCCAGACAATAGATAATTATTGTATTTTTCTTATGCAATAATTTTTGACTGGACATATTTTACACTTTTTCTTTAAACAAAAGTTTTTGCCTAACTTCAGAAATGCAGACTCGAAATCGGCAAAGGTGAATCCTTCTATTCTGTGTTCTTCCCATATTTTTCTTAAATCTTTTATGCCTAAGGATTGTGCACCGTAAATAGTGAATCTGGAAAATGGTGGGTTTGTCTTTTTCCATATATCTCTGAGTTCTCTCAGGAATATATTTGTGGTAACAGGTCCTATGCCTTTGGCCAACGCCTTTATCTTTTTCTCTAAGTCTTTTTCATTCTTAGATTGATAATACAGGTTGTTTAAGCTACCATTGTAGTTGTTTATCAGGTTTTTTGAGGCAGAAATCAGTTTTGTGGCTGTTTTAAAATCATATCTGGCATATCCACCTTCATCCAGAATGGTAACGATGTCTTCCCATGAGTTTTGAATAAATCCTTTGGGAAAAAGAATGTTTTTGTGAGCAAGTGAAAAGTAGGTATTCTTGGCGATGTTTTCTCCGATACGGGCGCCGAACAGCAAAGAGGCGATGAACCATTTGAATATTTCATTGTCATCTCTTTCCTTTAGGTTGATGTTTAACTCTTTACTGTAACATCCGCCCACAGCGTCAAACAATTTTCGGATAAGAGTTTTCATTGTGTAATTTTATATGCATTTTAATAATTTGTTTCAATATCTTTTTTGCAAGCTTAAATCTTTGAGATTTTTGCTTGATTTTTTAAAGGTGATTGGTTACATTAAAGTTATTCTCTGAGTAAATTTAATTTGGTTTATATGTTTTCCTTCGTTATGAGTGCTTTCAGTTATAGAGCTTTTGTGAAGAAATTATAAGAATGAGATTCGCTCGTTGGTAATGTTTATATGTGGTTATTTTTAATTTTAAATTCAATGATGGTTTTAAGAGGTGAGTATGGATTATAGTGAATTGGCTCGGAAGAAAGTTAATGAGTTGTGTGAAATTGCAAAGGATTTAGGTATTGGCTTAAATAAAGGTAGGAAGAAACAACTACTGGTTTTGGAGATATTAAAGAAAGATGCCGAGAAAAAGGGTCTTTTTTTTAATGAAGGGGTGTTACAAATACTGCCCGATGGTTTTGGTTTTTTGCGTTCTCAGAAGAATAATTATTTATATTCTTCTTCTGATATTTATGTTTCTCCATTACAGATCAGGAAATTTTCGCTGAGGACAGGGGATCTTGTTACGGGTTTCATACGGCCGCCCCGGGAAAGTGAACGCTATTATGCATTACTAAAAATAGAGGCGGTAAACTACCAGGATCCAAGCAAAACAAGAAAGCGACCATATTTTGATAATCTTACCCCTCTCTATTCTACGGAACGGATAAAATTAGAAACAACGCCCGATAATGTTTCTATGAGGGTGATGGATCTTATTACACCTATTGGAAAAGGGCAGAGGGGTCTGATTGTTGCAGCTCCCCGCACTGGAAAAACAATGCTTTTACAGAATATAGCAAATAGCATTACCAAGAATCATCCTGAAATTAAACTTATTGTCCTTTTGATTGATGAAAGGCCCGAGGAAGTAACAGACATGAAAAGATCTGTAGGGGCAGAGGTGGTAAGTTCTACTTTTGACGAGCCCCCAGAAAGGCATACACAAGTGGCAGAGATTGTATTGGAAAGGGCAAAAAGGCTGGTAGAAAGCAAGGTTGATGTAGTGATACTTTTAGATAGTGTAACACGGCTGGCACGGGCCTATAATGCTACAATTCCGCCAAGCGGGAAAGTACTTTCAGGCGGATTAGACTCCAATGCATTGCAAAAGCCCAAAAAGTTTTTCGGTTCGGCAAGGAATGTAGAGGAAGGAGGCAGTTTAACCATTATTGCCACCGCTTTGATAGATACAGGCTCTCGTATGGATGATGTGATTTTCGAGGAGTTTAAGGGAACAGGCAATATGGAATTGCATTTAGATAGGAAAATTTCTGATAGAAGGGTTTTTCCGTCAATTGATATTACGCGTTCGGGAACGAGAAAAGAAGAATTGCTTGTTTCAAAAGAGGAATTAAAGAGGATGTGGATATTAAGAAAGGTGCTTATGGAAATGGATGATGTTGATGCTATGATTTTTCTGGTGGATAAACTTTCTAAGACAAAAACGAATAAGGAATTTTTAGAATCAATGAATAGATGATAAATTTTCTCTAATTATTTCTCTGGCTCTTTCCAACGCTTTTTCTCTTGAGCTTATTTTTCCTGAAAGGATGTCTTCAAACACTGAATCAAGGATTTTTCCCAAAAGCGGTGATGGTTTTACACCTAAGCTGATAAGGTCTTTTCCGTCTATCATATTTTTAGTAAACTTAAGCTGATTTATAAACCTGGCGATTTTGTTTTTGGTTTGCTTTAACTTGGCAATACTCAAGAGAAAGATTAGCTGTTCATTGGTTAAAGGTTTTAAAAGGTAATAGATGTAGGCGTCAGTAATAGCGTGATTTTCAAGTTGGTGAAGCAGGTGTTTTTTTCCTTTTTGTATAGGAAGTATAATTTTTTTTATATTTTCTGGTGCGTTTAATATTTGAATTAGATTTACATTGTGTAAGTTTGCATAATGTTCAAGAATAAGCAGAAATACGATTTCCTTGTTTACCTTTTCCGTAGGATGTAGAAGAAGATAACTATCTATAAAGTTAGAGGCTGTTTCCATATGTTTGATACATACAGGATCTATAACAAGATTTTTTTTCAAACTGCTAAAAACACCCAATTTATTCAATTTTTCAATGGCTCGAGAGGCTTCTTTTTCTTTTAGGATAAGAAAAAGTTCTGTGAATAGCCTTTTTTTGTCAACTTGATTTAAAAGGTTTAGTTCTAATGCATTTTTGATGAGTTTTTCTGTTTGTTTACCCATTTCAAAATTGAACTTCACTGCGAACCTGATTGCACGGAAAATTCTGGTAGGATCCTCTATAAAACTTAGAGTGTGTAAAACTCTTATTTTTTTATCTCTTATGTCCTTTAATCCACCAAAGTAATCCAAAAGATCGCCGAAGTTGTTATTCAATTTTATAGCCAGGGTGTTGATACTAAAATCTCTTCTATATAGGTCTTGTTTAATAGAACTTAACTCTACAGAAGGCAGACTTCCAGGAATTTCATAATATTCCTGACGGGCAGTAGCTACATCGAACTTGAATTTGTTGGGGAGTGTTATAGTTGCCGTGTTGAATTTTTCATGGGTTGCCACTTTTCCTTTCACTAATTTAGCAAATTCTTTAGCAAATGTTATTCCATTCCCCTCTATTACGATATCAATATCGAGATTTTTTTCGTTCATAATAAGATCTCTTACAAAGCCGCCCACTATGTAGGCGCTAAAATTCAACTGTTGAGCCAATAAGCCTATTTTTTCTAATAGGATGTATATGTCGGGCGGTAAATTCTTTTTTATTTTGTAAGCAATATTTTCTATTTTTAAGGTGTGTTCTTTTATTTGTTCATTATCCAAGAGATGTAAGATGTTGGTACGGGTGATTACACCGATAAGTTTACCTTTCTTTAAGACGGGCAAAAGTTTTTGTTTTTCATCAATTATAATTTTTCTTACTTTTTCAAATGTGGCATTGTAGGCTACTGTTTTAAAATCTGTGATCATAAAGTCTTCTACATTTCTTTGTTGTAGATGATGATGAAACGCTCTTTGCGCAATTTGCCTACTAATAATACCTACAAGCTTATCTTTTTTTAAAACCGGCAAAACATTTATACCAAATCGAGTCATTATCTCATTTGCTTCCTCTACAGTACGATTGTATTCCATAAATCGTGGCGGGCAGGTCATAATTTTCCCTGCAATAAATGCACCCAACATTAGACTATTCAGTTTGTCTAATATTTTTTCTATTACCTCGGTTAAAGTAATGTTTTTAACAGTTGCAGATGCGGCGTAACTGTGTCCTCCTCCACCAAACAATTTAGCAAATTTGCTAATATCAATTTCTTTTCTCTTTGACCTGCCGATTACATAAATTCTGTTTTCCATCCTTATAGCAGCAATTACTGCGTCTAACTTTTCTATTTTTAACATCTTTTCTACAGAGATAGCTGCCTCATAAATATAATGATCAAAAGAGGCAAACGTTACAACTACATTTAGATTGTTAATTTCGTATATCCTTTTGTTTCTTATTAGTTCATTCAGGGTATTTACCTGAGGCGCGGTCATTTCTCTTCCTAATATTTGAGAGGTAAGGGTTAGGTCGCCACCTTTTTGTAACAACCAGGCGCAAGCCTGAAAATCCTTTACGGTGGTTGATGGATAGGTGAGGTTGCCCGTATCTTCATATATGCCGATTAAGAGAAGCGTTGCCTCATCGGGAGTAATGTCTATATTTTTTTTTCTTAGTTCGTTTGTCATAAGAGTGGTGTTTGCTCCTACTTTATCTGTATAAAAGGTGCAGTTTTTAATATCTCCTTCTTCGTGGTGGTCATAGCATATTGTTTTAACCTTTTCTGCTATCTTTCCGAAAATACCTATCCTTTCTTTGGAATGTGTATCTACAATAATAAGTGTATCAATATCGTCTAATTTGAATTCTTTGGGTGGTTTTGGTGAATAGAGATAAATACTGGTTTGTATGAAGAAATTTTTCATTGTGTAGGGAGGTAAGGGGGGAAGTGCTAAAACTGCATCTGGATAAAGCTTTTTCGCAGCTATGGATGATGCAATAGCGTCAAAATCTGGGGATTTGTGACAGGTTATGACCTTCATTTTGTACTACGAGGATGTTTTTTGCTAAGTTCCATTGTTAGAAGATTGTTTGCTACATGGGTATAGATTTGAGTGGTGGTGAGTGAACTATGTCCCAGCATTTTTTGTAATGCCCTTAGAGAAACTCCTCCTTCTAACAGGTGGGTGGCAAATGTGTGTCTCCAGGTATGAGGAGATGTATCTTCTCCCCCTATCTTTTTTGATATTTTCCATATTGCTTGTCTGGTAAATTTTGTTCCCCTGCTGGATATGAATAGATAATCATTCGTTTTGTGTTTTATAAAAAAAGGGCGCTCGTTTTCTATATATTTTT
Protein-coding sequences here:
- the rho gene encoding transcription termination factor Rho; translation: MDYSELARKKVNELCEIAKDLGIGLNKGRKKQLLVLEILKKDAEKKGLFFNEGVLQILPDGFGFLRSQKNNYLYSSSDIYVSPLQIRKFSLRTGDLVTGFIRPPRESERYYALLKIEAVNYQDPSKTRKRPYFDNLTPLYSTERIKLETTPDNVSMRVMDLITPIGKGQRGLIVAAPRTGKTMLLQNIANSITKNHPEIKLIVLLIDERPEEVTDMKRSVGAEVVSSTFDEPPERHTQVAEIVLERAKRLVESKVDVVILLDSVTRLARAYNATIPPSGKVLSGGLDSNALQKPKKFFGSARNVEEGGSLTIIATALIDTGSRMDDVIFEEFKGTGNMELHLDRKISDRRVFPSIDITRSGTRKEELLVSKEELKRMWILRKVLMEMDDVDAMIFLVDKLSKTKTNKEFLESMNR
- a CDS encoding CBS domain-containing protein — its product is MKVITCHKSPDFDAIASSIAAKKLYPDAVLALPPLPPYTMKNFFIQTSIYLYSPKPPKEFKLDDIDTLIIVDTHSKERIGIFGKIAEKVKTICYDHHEEGDIKNCTFYTDKVGANTTLMTNELRKKNIDITPDEATLLLIGIYEDTGNLTYPSTTVKDFQACAWLLQKGGDLTLTSQILGREMTAPQVNTLNELIRNKRIYEINNLNVVVTFASFDHYIYEAAISVEKMLKIEKLDAVIAAIRMENRIYVIGRSKRKEIDISKFAKLFGGGGHSYAASATVKNITLTEVIEKILDKLNSLMLGAFIAGKIMTCPPRFMEYNRTVEEANEIMTRFGINVLPVLKKDKLVGIISRQIAQRAFHHHLQQRNVEDFMITDFKTVAYNATFEKVRKIIIDEKQKLLPVLKKGKLIGVITRTNILHLLDNEQIKEHTLKIENIAYKIKKNLPPDIYILLEKIGLLAQQLNFSAYIVGGFVRDLIMNEKNLDIDIVIEGNGITFAKEFAKLVKGKVATHEKFNTATITLPNKFKFDVATARQEYYEIPGSLPSVELSSIKQDLYRRDFSINTLAIKLNNNFGDLLDYFGGLKDIRDKKIRVLHTLSFIEDPTRIFRAIRFAVKFNFEMGKQTEKLIKNALELNLLNQVDKKRLFTELFLILKEKEASRAIEKLNKLGVFSSLKKNLVIDPVCIKHMETASNFIDSYLLLHPTEKVNKEIVFLLILEHYANLHNVNLIQILNAPENIKKIILPIQKGKKHLLHQLENHAITDAYIYYLLKPLTNEQLIFLLSIAKLKQTKNKIARFINQLKFTKNMIDGKDLISLGVKPSPLLGKILDSVFEDILSGKISSREKALERAREIIRENLSSIH